In one Kitasatospora cineracea genomic region, the following are encoded:
- a CDS encoding sigma-70 family RNA polymerase sigma factor — protein sequence MSNTRRSGPDAGTVAAARAGDRQALEHLVAHSLPLVYNIVGRALNGHADTDDVVQETLLRMVRGLSELRDPAAFRSWLVAIAVRQVRNRQQDRAAALDRSAPIEEAEAIPDPALDFAGLTVLRLGLTEQRREIAEATRWLDPDDRELLALWWLKETGELEQADLVAALGLSSGHAAVRTGRMKKQLDLSRLLVRALAADPRCPGLAATTTGWDGTPGPLWRKRLARHVRDCARCTGERNGLLPAERLLYGLPLLAVPPSLDPARILAALTPGGPGAPHPGGPHPGGPHPGGPDGPDGPGGPNGPGGPDGTNGPGGHPGSSGGAPAGRGSGHRRPRPVRTAKPLLAKPVLGGAALVLVAAAVLVGAELVPGQDSAPAAAPAPSGAVAPPTAAEAAAPPEPDGASPSAPPAPSPSVPSPSPSASSPAPSGPVPPSATAAASAPVAQGAVVASARKGVGVWAFDGASQALAASGAGWYYTWGTQHPGISTPASASFVPMIWGASSVTGAALAQARANGPYLLGFNEPDMAAQSNLTVDRALELWPQLMQAGQTLGSPAVAYGADTPGGWLDRFMAGADAKGYRVDFITLHWYGGDFRTPQAVQQLTAYLEAVHRRYHKPIWLTEYALIDFSQGTRFPSADQQAAFVTASTEALDALPYLQRYAWFGLGADPVKPSSGLFTDGTTATAAGLAYRAAR from the coding sequence ATGTCGAACACCAGACGCAGCGGACCCGACGCCGGGACGGTGGCGGCGGCCCGCGCCGGCGACCGGCAGGCGCTGGAACACCTGGTGGCCCACAGCCTGCCGCTGGTCTACAACATCGTCGGCCGGGCGCTGAACGGCCACGCCGACACCGACGACGTCGTACAGGAGACCCTGTTGCGCATGGTCCGCGGACTGTCCGAACTGCGGGACCCGGCCGCCTTCCGGTCCTGGCTGGTGGCCATCGCCGTCCGGCAGGTGCGCAACCGGCAGCAGGACCGGGCCGCCGCCCTCGACCGGTCCGCCCCGATCGAGGAGGCCGAGGCGATACCGGACCCCGCGCTCGACTTCGCGGGCCTGACCGTCCTGCGCCTCGGCCTCACCGAACAGCGCCGCGAGATCGCCGAGGCCACCCGCTGGCTCGACCCCGACGACCGCGAACTGCTCGCCCTGTGGTGGCTCAAGGAGACCGGCGAACTCGAACAGGCCGACCTGGTCGCCGCGCTCGGCCTCAGCTCCGGCCACGCCGCCGTCCGCACCGGCCGGATGAAGAAGCAACTCGACCTCTCCCGCCTGCTGGTGCGCGCCCTGGCCGCCGACCCGCGCTGTCCCGGCCTGGCCGCGACCACGACCGGCTGGGACGGCACCCCCGGCCCGCTGTGGCGCAAGCGCCTGGCCCGGCACGTGCGCGACTGCGCCCGCTGCACCGGCGAACGCAACGGGCTGCTCCCCGCCGAACGGCTGCTGTACGGCCTGCCGTTGCTGGCCGTCCCGCCCAGCCTCGACCCGGCCCGGATCCTCGCCGCCCTCACCCCCGGCGGACCCGGCGCCCCGCACCCCGGCGGGCCGCATCCCGGTGGGCCGCACCCCGGCGGCCCCGACGGCCCCGACGGCCCCGGCGGCCCCAACGGCCCCGGCGGACCCGACGGCACCAACGGCCCCGGCGGCCACCCCGGTTCCTCCGGGGGCGCCCCGGCGGGGCGGGGTTCCGGCCACCGGCGGCCGCGCCCCGTCCGGACGGCGAAGCCGCTGCTGGCCAAGCCGGTGCTGGGCGGGGCGGCGCTGGTGCTGGTGGCGGCGGCCGTCCTGGTCGGGGCCGAGCTGGTGCCGGGGCAGGACAGTGCCCCGGCGGCGGCGCCCGCGCCGTCCGGGGCCGTCGCGCCGCCCACGGCCGCCGAGGCGGCGGCCCCGCCGGAACCTGACGGCGCGTCACCCTCGGCCCCGCCCGCGCCTTCACCGTCCGTCCCGTCCCCGTCCCCGTCAGCGTCCTCGCCCGCACCGTCGGGGCCCGTCCCGCCGTCCGCCACGGCCGCCGCGTCCGCCCCGGTGGCGCAGGGCGCCGTCGTCGCGTCCGCGCGCAAGGGCGTCGGCGTGTGGGCCTTCGACGGGGCGAGCCAGGCGCTCGCCGCCTCCGGGGCGGGCTGGTACTACACCTGGGGCACCCAGCACCCGGGCATCAGCACGCCCGCGTCGGCGTCCTTCGTCCCGATGATCTGGGGCGCGTCCTCGGTCACCGGCGCCGCCCTCGCCCAGGCCCGCGCCAACGGCCCCTACCTGCTGGGGTTCAACGAGCCGGACATGGCCGCCCAGTCGAACCTGACGGTCGACCGGGCGCTCGAACTGTGGCCGCAGTTGATGCAGGCCGGGCAGACCCTCGGCAGCCCGGCGGTCGCCTACGGGGCCGACACGCCCGGCGGCTGGCTGGACCGCTTCATGGCCGGCGCCGACGCCAAGGGCTACCGGGTCGACTTCATCACGCTGCACTGGTACGGCGGGGACTTCCGCACCCCGCAGGCCGTCCAGCAGCTGACCGCCTACCTGGAGGCCGTCCACCGGCGCTACCACAAGCCGATCTGGCTCACCGAGTACGCCCTGATCGACTTCTCCCAGGGCACCCGCTTTCCGAGCGCCGACCAGCAGGCCGCCTTCGTCACCGCCTCCACCGAGGCCCTGGACGCGCTGCCCTACCTCCAGCGCTACGCCTGGTTCGGCCTCGGCGCGGACCCGGTGAAGCCCAGCAGCGGCCTGTTCACCGACGGGACGACCGCCACCGCCGCCGGCCTGGCCTACCGGGCCGCCCGCTGA
- a CDS encoding amidase, which produces MTEETWTYATAGELTAALRAGKVSSVELTEEAIGRIEREDGALNAICAPDFERARDAARAADRARARGEERPLLGVPVTVKESYNMAGLPTTWGMPQFRDHVPAEDALQVARVKAAGAVVLGKTNVPLGLQDIQTYNEIHGTTVNPWDRTRTCGGSSGGSAAALAAGFGALSLGTDIAGSLRTPAHFCGVYAHKPTLHLLPTRGMVPPHAPALPADIDLAVAGPMARSARDLTLLLDVMAGPDPLTSGLAHTLDLPPARHDRLSDFRVLVLDEHPLIPTGADVRAGLARVVDALTAGGARIERHSPLLPDLADAAELYTLLLSSAVAVQFPVGSQQQLAAQVAGLDEDDHSLVAARLRGLLLSHRDWLGADRRRELHRHAWRQLFAEFDAVVAPITPTAAFPHDQDPDLMNRRITVDGTAHTYFDQLVWAGLATMPGLPATAVPTGPSAAGLPVGVQLIGPMYEDRTPLRLAELLEEQLGGFRAPRAPR; this is translated from the coding sequence ATGACCGAGGAGACGTGGACGTACGCGACGGCGGGGGAACTGACGGCGGCCCTGCGGGCCGGGAAGGTCAGTTCGGTGGAGCTGACCGAGGAGGCGATCGGGCGGATCGAACGGGAGGACGGGGCGCTGAACGCGATCTGCGCGCCGGACTTCGAGCGGGCCCGGGACGCCGCCCGGGCGGCCGACCGGGCCCGGGCACGGGGGGAGGAACGGCCGCTGCTGGGTGTGCCGGTGACGGTCAAGGAGTCGTACAACATGGCCGGGCTGCCCACCACTTGGGGCATGCCGCAGTTCCGGGACCACGTCCCGGCCGAGGACGCCCTGCAGGTGGCCCGGGTCAAGGCGGCGGGCGCGGTGGTGCTCGGCAAGACCAACGTGCCGCTCGGGCTCCAGGACATCCAGACCTACAACGAGATCCACGGCACCACCGTCAACCCGTGGGACCGCACCCGCACCTGCGGCGGCTCCTCCGGCGGCTCGGCCGCCGCCCTGGCCGCCGGGTTCGGCGCGCTGTCGCTGGGCACCGACATCGCCGGTTCGCTGCGCACCCCCGCCCACTTCTGCGGCGTCTACGCGCACAAGCCGACCCTGCACCTGCTGCCCACCCGCGGCATGGTCCCGCCGCACGCCCCGGCGCTGCCCGCCGACATCGACCTGGCCGTCGCCGGGCCGATGGCCCGCTCGGCCCGCGACCTCACCCTGCTGCTCGACGTGATGGCCGGCCCCGACCCGCTGACCTCCGGCCTGGCCCACACCCTGGACCTGCCACCCGCCCGCCACGACCGGCTCTCCGACTTCCGGGTGCTGGTCCTGGACGAGCACCCGCTCATCCCGACCGGCGCCGACGTCCGCGCGGGCCTGGCCCGGGTCGTCGACGCGCTCACCGCGGGCGGCGCCCGGATCGAGCGGCACAGTCCGCTGCTGCCCGACCTCGCCGACGCCGCCGAGCTCTACACCCTGCTGCTGTCCTCCGCCGTCGCCGTCCAGTTCCCGGTCGGCAGCCAGCAACAACTCGCCGCCCAGGTCGCCGGGTTGGACGAGGACGACCACAGTCTGGTTGCCGCCCGGCTGCGCGGCCTGCTGCTCTCCCACCGCGACTGGCTGGGCGCCGACCGCCGCCGCGAACTGCACCGCCACGCCTGGCGGCAGCTCTTCGCCGAGTTCGACGCCGTCGTCGCCCCGATCACCCCCACCGCGGCCTTCCCGCACGACCAGGACCCCGACCTGATGAACCGCCGGATCACCGTCGACGGCACCGCCCACACCTACTTCGACCAGCTGGTCTGGGCCGGCCTCGCCACCATGCCCGGCCTGCCCGCCACCGCCGTCCCCACCGGCCCGTCCGCCGCGGGCCTCCCGGTCGGCGTCCAGCTGATCGGCCCGATGTACGAGGACCGCACCCCGCTGCGCCTGGCCGAACTCCTCGAGGAGCAGCTCGGCGGCTTCCGCGCGCCCCGCGCGCCCCGCTGA
- a CDS encoding ABC-F family ATP-binding cassette domain-containing protein: MSDVAVVCSHLSFSWPDDTPVFHDLSFSVPPGRTGLVAPNGSGKSTLLRLIAGELRPAAGSLTVSGTLGYLPQSLPLTAGLSVAQVLGVDGAIRALDAVESGDVAEEHFAVIGDDWDIEERTRAQLDRLGLGALALDRDLGTLSGGQVVSLGLAAQLLRRPDVLLLDEPTNNLDAAARHRLYDVLCEFNGSLLLVSHDRALLDRMDRIAELDGGELRLYGGDFTAYQEAVRAEREVAERNVRNAEQQLKREKRELQQARERADRRASNAAKNLKNAGLPKIFAGTMKRGAQESAGRSGQVHAARVDEARARLDEAGRAVREEQRLSLELPDTQVPAGRTLFHGEGMRARLGGTEVFGPDGADLIVRGPERIALTGPNGAGKTTLMRLVSGDLAPEGGELRRGEGRIAYLSQRLDLLDEGLSVAENFARSAPERPESERMNLLARFLFRGAGAHLPVRVLSGGERLRATLACVLCAEPAPQLLLLDEPTNNLDLVGVGQLESALNAYRGAFVVVSHDERFLAEIGVGRRLRLADGRLTEVAA; encoded by the coding sequence GTGTCCGACGTCGCCGTCGTCTGCTCCCACCTGTCCTTCTCCTGGCCGGACGACACCCCGGTCTTCCACGACCTGTCGTTCAGCGTGCCGCCGGGCCGCACCGGCCTGGTCGCGCCGAACGGTTCCGGCAAGTCCACCCTGCTGCGGCTGATCGCGGGTGAACTGCGGCCCGCCGCCGGGTCGTTGACGGTCTCCGGGACGCTCGGTTACCTGCCGCAGAGCCTGCCGTTGACGGCGGGGCTCAGCGTCGCGCAGGTGCTGGGCGTCGACGGGGCGATCCGGGCGCTGGACGCCGTCGAGTCGGGCGACGTCGCCGAGGAGCACTTCGCGGTGATCGGCGACGACTGGGACATCGAGGAGCGCACCCGCGCCCAGCTGGACCGCCTGGGCCTGGGCGCCCTCGCACTGGACCGCGACCTGGGCACGCTCAGCGGCGGCCAGGTGGTCTCGCTCGGCCTGGCGGCCCAACTGCTGCGCCGCCCGGACGTGCTGCTGCTGGACGAGCCGACCAACAACCTGGACGCGGCGGCCCGGCACCGCCTGTACGACGTGCTCTGCGAGTTCAACGGCTCGCTGCTGCTGGTCAGCCACGACCGCGCGCTGCTGGACCGGATGGACCGGATCGCCGAGCTGGACGGCGGTGAACTGCGGCTGTACGGGGGCGACTTCACCGCCTACCAGGAGGCGGTGCGGGCGGAGCGGGAGGTCGCCGAGCGCAACGTCCGCAACGCCGAGCAGCAGTTGAAGCGGGAGAAGCGCGAGCTGCAGCAGGCCCGGGAGCGGGCCGACCGGCGGGCGAGCAACGCGGCGAAGAACCTGAAGAACGCGGGCCTGCCGAAGATCTTCGCGGGCACCATGAAGCGCGGCGCGCAGGAGTCCGCGGGCCGTTCGGGGCAGGTGCACGCGGCGCGGGTGGACGAGGCGCGGGCCCGGCTGGACGAGGCCGGGCGGGCGGTGCGCGAGGAGCAGCGGCTGAGCCTGGAACTGCCGGACACCCAGGTCCCGGCGGGGCGGACGCTGTTCCACGGCGAGGGGATGCGGGCCCGGCTCGGGGGCACGGAGGTGTTCGGGCCGGACGGCGCGGACCTGATCGTGCGGGGGCCGGAGCGGATCGCGCTGACCGGGCCGAACGGCGCCGGGAAGACCACGCTGATGCGGCTGGTCAGTGGTGATCTGGCGCCGGAGGGCGGGGAGTTGCGGCGCGGCGAGGGTCGGATCGCGTACCTGTCGCAGCGCCTGGACCTGCTGGACGAGGGGCTGTCGGTGGCGGAGAACTTCGCCCGGTCCGCGCCGGAGCGGCCGGAGTCGGAGCGGATGAACCTACTGGCCCGGTTCCTGTTCCGGGGCGCGGGGGCGCACCTGCCGGTGCGGGTGCTGTCGGGCGGCGAGCGGCTGCGGGCGACGCTGGCGTGCGTGCTGTGCGCGGAGCCGGCGCCGCAGTTGCTGCTGCTGGACGAGCCGACCAACAACCTGGACCTGGTGGGCGTGGGCCAGTTGGAGAGCGCGTTGAACGCGTACCGGGGGGCGTTCGTGGTGGTCAGCCACGACGAGCGGTTCCTGGCGGAGATCGGGGTGGGGCGCCGGCTGCGGCTGGCGGACGGCCGGTTGACGGAGGTGGCGGCGTGA